TTGTTCATGGTTATGGATTTATTGCAGTTTTTATCTGTGCAATCACACTAAGGCATTTTGAGAAAGATCACCAGTATCACGATACACTTCATTCTTTCACCGATCAGATAGAAAGGCTGCTAGTCTGCCTGCTACTGATTATTTTCGGAGGAGCATTAGCAATGGGTATTCTAGAACCCATAACTTTGAAAATGGTTGTGTTTTCGGTAACTTTCCTGCTAATAGTAAGACCTGTCTTTGGATGGCTGGCATTGAGTTCCTCAAAAATGAAAAACAAAGAAAGGCTGGCGATCGGATTTTTTGGCATCCGTGGGATGGGTTCGATATTCTATCTTGCATTTGCTTTCAGCAAATATAATTTTGAACATCAGGATGAATTGTGGGCTGCTGTTTCTTTAACGATCCTCTTTTCAATTTTGATTCATGGCCTTACGGCGACGCGTGTCATGGAATATCTTAAAAGAGAAGCATAGGATCAGTAATACAGGGTTCTACAGAAAAAAACCTCAAATTTTAAGAAAATATATTGTTCCTGACCGCAGTAACGTATCCTTAGCGTATTGATGGCCTTGAATTCAATTATAATGATTTTGAATCTACATAATAAATTCTCTGTAATACTAAATGATATATTAGCGCACCTGAAAAGTAGCAGATAATATCTATAAAATCAGCTGTATATCTTGCTGATAGTAACGGACATATAATTTCAAATACAATGGTCAGATTAAGTGCAGCTCCCAGCAAAAACTTCAGATCCGGTCTCCAATCCGGATAATAGGTGAGCTTCATGATTTTCATTATCGTATAAACTGAACATAGGGACACTATATAGATCAGTCAAATGATCATTGATTAGAGGTATGAGTATTCCATTCCTTCTCAAAAATGCGATAATTCCCCAAATGATAAGCCCTCCAATAAACCAATATGAAATATTTAATTCTTTAAACATGCATTGCGCCTAAGATGATGCTCTATAAGACTAACCTAACACAATATAAATGGATAAAAAACTCTACAACTTACAAAGGTTTTTACTTCTTCAAACGAAAATATATCCGCAAACAACAAATGCAATTCCTGACGCTTATGCTTATGCTTGGTATGAGGAATGCTATCCAATGTTTGATGAGGGAGTACATCAAGAGTATGAAAATAATTTCAAAATTTCTAGAAAGCAAATTGAAATCATCTCGGCTTATGCAGACAGTGAATGGCTTGCGAAAAGATATTATACCTTCTATCAATATGAAGATCACTTTGCAGTTAGGAATGGAAATTCAAACGGAATAGACCGGATTTCTTTGACACGTGCCTTCAGATATATGTTTTTAAATAACCTTTTTGATAACCAATTTTGGGATACACTTCTAAAACCTACGGAACATCCAACGGAAGCCAGTGGAATAACAAGAGGTTTTAACCTATCTGATATTTATCTAGTCTAACAATCTTCTCATTGCAAAGATTTAAGATTTTAAGAACATATAAAAACTGCAAGTTTTAATAGCTAGCTTTCGGTCTAAATTTGGCGCTGTCTCACAAAACAAATGTTTCGAAAGTGGATCAATTAGTAGAGATCTTACAAAGTGTTCTTATAAATGCGTGAAGTTTCGCACCACGGATGGTATTTTAAAGAAATTAGTTTACGAATAATGGCAGATTCCGAAATTATCGCATGTAAACACTGTGGAAATATCTCCAAAATGTATATTGAGGGAGATACATGTGTAAATGAGACCCGTCACAGCTCGGATGATGATTATCATCCAGTGTCAGGAACTCATTATGAGGTGTTGCGTTGTCCAGCATGCAATAAGATTAGTATCGTATCATATTTTGGCACGAATATATGGACGAAGAGGATTACAACGAATATACATTCCTATATCCTGAAAAGCCAGAGTATCCAAAAGGACTTCCAGATCATATTTTGTCGTCTTTTATAACAGCTGAAAGAGTAAAATCTATCGATGTAAATGCTTGTGCAATGTCGATGAGAAGATTTTT
The Sphingobacterium daejeonense genome window above contains:
- a CDS encoding DUF4145 domain-containing protein, with amino-acid sequence MDEEDYNEYTFLYPEKPEYPKGLPDHILSSFITAERVKSIDVNACAMSMRRFLEQVCIDRSAKKGSLAQMLADLANKGEIPTKLVKVAEG
- a CDS encoding cation:proton antiporter domain-containing protein; its protein translation is MAVAATLLVYGITEIVHGYGFIAVFICAITLRHFEKDHQYHDTLHSFTDQIERLLVCLLLIIFGGALAMGILEPITLKMVVFSVTFLLIVRPVFGWLALSSSKMKNKERLAIGFFGIRGMGSIFYLAFAFSKYNFEHQDELWAAVSLTILFSILIHGLTATRVMEYLKREA